In Lonchura striata isolate bLonStr1 chromosome 2, bLonStr1.mat, whole genome shotgun sequence, a single genomic region encodes these proteins:
- the CPOX gene encoding oxygen-dependent coproporphyrinogen-III oxidase, mitochondrial isoform X2 — translation MAGAVRLFRSAACGPPALAFARALGSGPAGQGKRRTALAAAGALGGLALALGLWRRQAALSAARDDEEEKELRQRFMAPPVSGLRELRRRRRELRSRMELLIMETQAEVCRALADLDPGASFAVDSWERKEGKLPFCAMGVSSVIHPKNPHVPTMHFNYRYFEIEEADGTKQWWFGGGTDLTPTYLNEEDAVHFHKTLKEACDKHDVKLYPKYKKWCDDYFYIKHRGERRGIGGIFFDDMDSPSKEEVFQFVKSCAKAVVPCYIPIVKKHCHDSFTPEEKLWQQLRRGRYVEFNLVYDRGTKFGLLTPGSRIESILMSLPLTARWEYMHNPPESSKEAEILEVLRNPKDWVH, via the exons ATGGCGGGGGCAGTGCGTCTATTCCGCAGCGCTGCCTGTGGCCCGCCCGCCCTCGCCTTTGCCCGGGCGCTGGGCTCCGGGCCGGCGGGCCAGGGGAAGCGGCGGACCGCGCTGGCGGCCGCGGGGGCGCTGGGCGGGCTGGCGCTGGCGCTGGGGCTGTGGCGGCGGCAAGCCGCATTGTCGGCGGCTcgggatgacgaggaggagaaggagctgcgGCAGCGGTTCATGGCGCCGCCGGTGAGCGGGCTGCGGgagctgcggcggcggcggcgggagctgCGGAGCCGCATGGAGCTGCTCATCATGGAGACGCAGGCGGAGGTGTGTCGCGCCCTGGCCGACCTGGACCCGGGCGCCTCCTTCGCCGTTGACagctgggaaaggaaggaag GGAAGCTGCCTTTTTGCGCCATGGGTGTGAGCTCTGTTATCCATCCAAAGAATCCTCATGTTCCAACCATGCACTTCAACTACAGATACTTTGAAATTGAAGAAGCAGATG GAACTAAACAGTGGTGGTTTGGTGGTGGGACTGACCTCACTCCAACTTACCTGAATGAAGAGGACGCCGTTCATTTTCACAAGACTCTGAAAGAAGCCTGTGACAAACACGATGTGAAGCTGTATCCCAAGTACAAGAAATG GTGTGACGACTACTTCTACATCAAGCACCGTGGTGAGCGCAGAGGGATTGGAGGCATATTCTTTGATGATATGGACTCTCCCTCCAAGGAGGAAGTATTCCAATTTGTCAAGAGTTGTGCCAAAGCTGTTGTGCCTTGTTACATTCCCATTGTGAAAAAGCACTGCCATGACTCCTTCACACCAGAGGAAAAGTTATGGCAACAGCTTCGGAGAGGACG GTATGTAGAGTTCAACTTGGTTTATGACAGAGGTACAAAATTTGGCCTCCTGACACCAGGCTCAAGAATAGAAAGCATTCTTATGTCTCTGCCACTGACTGCAAG GTGGGAGTACATGCACAACCCACCAGAGAGCTCAAAAGAAGCAGAAATCCTGGAGGTTCTGCGAAATCCCAAAGACTGGGTGCACTGA
- the CPOX gene encoding oxygen-dependent coproporphyrinogen-III oxidase, mitochondrial isoform X1 translates to MAGAVRLFRSAACGPPALAFARALGSGPAGQGKRRTALAAAGALGGLALALGLWRRQAALSAARDDEEEKELRQRFMAPPVSGLRELRRRRRELRSRMELLIMETQAEVCRALADLDPGASFAVDSWERKEGGGGISCVLQDGEVFEKAGVNVSVVSGLLSEEAARQMRSRGKFLKAKDGKLPFCAMGVSSVIHPKNPHVPTMHFNYRYFEIEEADGTKQWWFGGGTDLTPTYLNEEDAVHFHKTLKEACDKHDVKLYPKYKKWCDDYFYIKHRGERRGIGGIFFDDMDSPSKEEVFQFVKSCAKAVVPCYIPIVKKHCHDSFTPEEKLWQQLRRGRYVEFNLVYDRGTKFGLLTPGSRIESILMSLPLTARWEYMHNPPESSKEAEILEVLRNPKDWVH, encoded by the exons ATGGCGGGGGCAGTGCGTCTATTCCGCAGCGCTGCCTGTGGCCCGCCCGCCCTCGCCTTTGCCCGGGCGCTGGGCTCCGGGCCGGCGGGCCAGGGGAAGCGGCGGACCGCGCTGGCGGCCGCGGGGGCGCTGGGCGGGCTGGCGCTGGCGCTGGGGCTGTGGCGGCGGCAAGCCGCATTGTCGGCGGCTcgggatgacgaggaggagaaggagctgcgGCAGCGGTTCATGGCGCCGCCGGTGAGCGGGCTGCGGgagctgcggcggcggcggcgggagctgCGGAGCCGCATGGAGCTGCTCATCATGGAGACGCAGGCGGAGGTGTGTCGCGCCCTGGCCGACCTGGACCCGGGCGCCTCCTTCGCCGTTGACagctgggaaaggaaggaag GCGGAGGCGGCATCAGCTGCGTGCTGCAGGATGGCGAGGTTTTCGAGAAGGCGGGCGTGAACGTGTCCGTCGTGTCCGGGCTCCTGTCCGAGGAGGCAGCGCGGCAGATGCGGAGCCGGGGGAAATTTCTGAAGGCCAAGGACG GGAAGCTGCCTTTTTGCGCCATGGGTGTGAGCTCTGTTATCCATCCAAAGAATCCTCATGTTCCAACCATGCACTTCAACTACAGATACTTTGAAATTGAAGAAGCAGATG GAACTAAACAGTGGTGGTTTGGTGGTGGGACTGACCTCACTCCAACTTACCTGAATGAAGAGGACGCCGTTCATTTTCACAAGACTCTGAAAGAAGCCTGTGACAAACACGATGTGAAGCTGTATCCCAAGTACAAGAAATG GTGTGACGACTACTTCTACATCAAGCACCGTGGTGAGCGCAGAGGGATTGGAGGCATATTCTTTGATGATATGGACTCTCCCTCCAAGGAGGAAGTATTCCAATTTGTCAAGAGTTGTGCCAAAGCTGTTGTGCCTTGTTACATTCCCATTGTGAAAAAGCACTGCCATGACTCCTTCACACCAGAGGAAAAGTTATGGCAACAGCTTCGGAGAGGACG GTATGTAGAGTTCAACTTGGTTTATGACAGAGGTACAAAATTTGGCCTCCTGACACCAGGCTCAAGAATAGAAAGCATTCTTATGTCTCTGCCACTGACTGCAAG GTGGGAGTACATGCACAACCCACCAGAGAGCTCAAAAGAAGCAGAAATCCTGGAGGTTCTGCGAAATCCCAAAGACTGGGTGCACTGA